From Rhodopseudomonas palustris, a single genomic window includes:
- a CDS encoding SixA phosphatase family protein → MRRLILLRHAKTERDAPSGKDHDRRLEDRGRSDAAEIAAWLAAEHLVPDQVLISTATRTRQTWDVLSELFPASSEPQVEYLPELYSASASQLLQAIHEVSAGINRLMLIGHNPGLHELALALTCTCNEAERRHLSGSMPTAAAVVIDFPIADWADASFGTGKLQHFVSPKALREAS, encoded by the coding sequence ATGCGCCGCCTGATCCTGCTTCGACACGCCAAAACCGAAAGGGACGCGCCGAGCGGCAAGGACCATGACCGGCGGCTGGAGGATCGCGGCCGGAGCGATGCCGCCGAGATCGCCGCCTGGCTCGCCGCCGAGCATCTGGTGCCCGACCAGGTGCTGATCTCGACCGCGACCCGGACCCGGCAGACATGGGATGTGCTGTCCGAGCTGTTTCCGGCGAGCAGCGAACCGCAGGTCGAGTACCTGCCTGAGCTATACAGCGCGAGCGCCTCGCAACTGCTGCAAGCCATCCACGAGGTATCGGCCGGCATCAACCGCCTGATGCTGATCGGACACAATCCGGGCCTGCACGAGCTGGCGCTGGCGCTCACCTGCACCTGCAACGAGGCCGAGCGGCGGCACCTCTCCGGCAGCATGCCGACCGCGGCGGCGGTGGTGATCGACTTTCCGATCGCCGACTGGGCGGACGCCTCGTTCGGGACCGGCAAGCTGCAGCATTTCGTCAGCCCGAAAGCGTTGCGCGAGGCGAGCTGA
- a CDS encoding O-antigen ligase family protein, whose amino-acid sequence MVTTVAHPSPNSAFDRSRAWLSAVRAPERLFVLAMCLMYVMHSIWLARTVLWFLVLPTLLITALPLRNFLPIVKSGVFVASAGFLAVIIVTSLLGDGVSGALLWKNLRYVAAVLVFVAIVTYLASRRDGDFLRLLFLWLAPVAAFAAIRDIGSFSNWSLSAMLSMRLEGTKGLSLYYNSNVVGLIYAMPCVGAVAIMATRRLRFWQFVLLFVSALVLLAAVLLSGSRGSLMAALAGIGVAVLLAANWRVAAAVAALLAIALVAALLTPLAGELVQRRDSLRFELWPVYLHMVTLKPWLGYGLAFDTRVILPSGTEVMNGHNIFMCAAVRGGVVAALALAAVVVASTASGWRAFRRSGEVTALALLAAALAASSVDYEILPSDLSYLYILFWLPVAICLGAALATTVRVPSRRAADPPLDIAAS is encoded by the coding sequence ATGGTAACTACCGTCGCCCATCCGTCGCCGAATTCGGCGTTCGACCGGAGCCGTGCCTGGCTGTCGGCAGTCAGAGCGCCGGAGCGGCTGTTCGTATTGGCGATGTGCCTGATGTATGTGATGCACAGCATCTGGCTGGCACGCACCGTGCTGTGGTTCCTGGTGCTGCCGACGCTGCTGATCACGGCGCTGCCGCTGCGCAACTTCCTGCCGATCGTGAAGTCCGGCGTGTTCGTCGCCTCGGCAGGGTTTCTCGCGGTGATCATCGTCACCTCGCTGCTCGGCGACGGCGTTTCGGGCGCGCTGTTGTGGAAGAACCTGCGCTACGTTGCGGCAGTGTTGGTGTTCGTCGCCATCGTGACCTATCTCGCCAGCCGCCGCGATGGGGATTTTCTCAGATTGCTGTTTCTCTGGTTGGCGCCGGTGGCGGCCTTTGCCGCGATCCGCGATATCGGCTCGTTCAGCAATTGGTCGCTGTCCGCGATGCTCTCGATGCGGCTGGAGGGCACCAAGGGGCTGAGCCTGTACTACAATTCCAACGTCGTCGGCCTGATCTACGCGATGCCGTGTGTCGGTGCGGTGGCGATCATGGCGACGCGCCGGCTGCGTTTCTGGCAATTTGTGTTGCTGTTTGTTTCTGCACTGGTGCTGCTGGCCGCAGTGCTGCTTTCGGGCAGCCGAGGTTCGCTGATGGCAGCGCTGGCCGGTATCGGCGTCGCAGTGCTGCTCGCGGCCAATTGGCGGGTCGCTGCGGCGGTCGCCGCACTGCTGGCGATCGCGCTGGTTGCCGCGCTGCTCACGCCGCTCGCGGGTGAATTGGTGCAGCGGAGGGACAGTCTGCGCTTCGAGCTGTGGCCAGTCTATCTGCACATGGTGACGTTGAAGCCGTGGCTCGGCTACGGTCTTGCCTTCGACACCCGAGTGATCTTGCCGAGCGGCACCGAAGTGATGAACGGCCACAACATCTTCATGTGTGCAGCGGTCCGCGGCGGCGTCGTCGCGGCTCTGGCGCTGGCAGCGGTTGTTGTGGCTTCGACGGCGAGCGGGTGGCGGGCATTTCGCAGGTCGGGAGAAGTCACCGCGCTGGCGCTGCTCGCGGCCGCTCTGGCGGCGAGTTCAGTCGATTACGAGATTCTCCCGAGCGATCTCAGCTATCTCTACATCCTGTTCTGGTTGCCGGTGGCGATCTGCCTCGGCGCTGCGCTGGCGACGACGGTGCGAGTTCCCTCCCGACGCGCTGCGGACCCGCCCCTCGACATCGCCGCGTCATAA
- a CDS encoding glycosyltransferase family 4 protein: MDQTADRHDQPWLWMDVSTSARARSGQMNGTLRVEQSYIRALSAEMAATLRFCRFDPLRRDYVAVAAPPDLSGKPVASKPKSRSSSGIAATLKPIGKSVERAVKTAVRGATASLLRKTSHTEPLPKLGGGGLGEVLFLAGENWSRVDFAAVARMRRERGTRVAALCQDFIPAVAPQFFAGGDFVAKFDAYAQFLIQEADLVVSISEATKRDILGYAQRHGGMRGDVEIVHLGADIPAPQTARRPAALTGAQAARFVISVSTIQSRKNFDLLYHLWRRLTEQNTPNLPTLVIVGQPGFGSTDLLWQIANDPVTANSILHLPRAGDDELAWLYQQCLFTLYPSFYEGWGLPVSESLAFGKYCLASDSSSLPEAGAGLARHLDPLDFVAWRDAVLDLIAAPEQLARYEAAIRAGYRPVTWAQSATRLTEVLRGLAATGSATHPR; this comes from the coding sequence TTGGATCAGACTGCCGACCGGCACGATCAGCCCTGGCTGTGGATGGACGTCTCGACCAGCGCGCGGGCGCGCTCAGGCCAGATGAACGGCACGCTCCGCGTTGAACAAAGTTACATCCGTGCGCTGTCGGCCGAAATGGCGGCAACGCTCAGGTTCTGCCGCTTCGACCCGCTGCGGCGCGATTACGTCGCGGTGGCGGCGCCGCCCGATCTGAGCGGCAAGCCGGTCGCGAGCAAGCCGAAATCCAGGTCGAGCAGCGGGATCGCCGCCACCCTGAAGCCGATCGGCAAGTCGGTCGAGCGGGCGGTCAAGACGGCGGTGCGAGGCGCGACCGCCTCGTTGCTGCGCAAGACCAGCCACACCGAGCCGCTGCCGAAACTGGGCGGGGGCGGGCTCGGTGAGGTGCTGTTTCTCGCCGGCGAGAACTGGTCGCGGGTGGATTTCGCCGCCGTCGCGCGGATGCGCCGCGAGCGCGGCACCAGGGTCGCGGCGCTGTGCCAGGACTTCATCCCGGCGGTGGCGCCGCAGTTCTTTGCCGGCGGCGATTTCGTCGCGAAGTTCGATGCCTATGCACAGTTCCTGATTCAGGAAGCCGATCTGGTGGTGTCGATTTCGGAGGCGACCAAACGCGACATCCTCGGCTATGCGCAGCGCCACGGCGGGATGCGCGGCGATGTCGAGATCGTGCATCTCGGCGCCGATATTCCGGCGCCTCAGACGGCGCGGCGCCCTGCGGCTCTCACCGGCGCCCAGGCCGCACGCTTCGTGATCAGCGTTTCGACGATCCAGTCGCGCAAGAATTTCGACCTGTTGTACCACCTCTGGCGCCGGCTCACCGAGCAGAACACGCCGAATCTGCCGACGCTGGTGATCGTCGGCCAGCCGGGATTCGGCAGCACCGATCTGCTGTGGCAGATCGCCAATGATCCGGTCACCGCGAACTCGATTCTGCACCTGCCGCGCGCCGGCGACGACGAACTGGCGTGGCTGTATCAGCAATGTCTGTTCACGCTGTACCCATCGTTCTACGAGGGGTGGGGGCTGCCGGTCTCGGAGAGCCTCGCTTTCGGTAAATACTGCCTTGCCTCGGACTCATCGTCACTACCGGAAGCCGGTGCCGGCCTGGCGCGCCATCTCGATCCGCTCGATTTCGTCGCCTGGCGAGACGCCGTTCTTGACCTGATCGCGGCGCCCGAGCAACTTGCCCGTTACGAAGCAGCGATCCGCGCCGGCTATCGCCCGGTGACCTGGGCTCAATCGGCGACGCGGCTCACCGAGGTGTTGCGCGGTCTGGCCGCGACGGGGTCTGCTACTCACCCCAGATAG
- a CDS encoding ferritin-like domain-containing protein yields MGLFTKDIKTMDDLFVHQLQDIYYAEKQLLKAIPKMADKASDPMLKQGFLTHFDETKGHVKRLEQVFEMHGVQPKAVDCPAIDGIIEEADETAGEVEDKKVLDAALINAAQAVEHYEIVRYGSLVSWAKLLGRNDCAAVLQKTLDEEKATDKKLNTLAESQINLRAAG; encoded by the coding sequence ATGGGACTTTTCACTAAAGACATCAAGACGATGGATGATCTGTTCGTGCATCAGTTGCAGGACATCTACTACGCCGAGAAGCAGCTTCTGAAGGCGATTCCCAAGATGGCCGACAAAGCCTCGGATCCGATGCTGAAACAAGGGTTCCTGACGCATTTCGACGAGACCAAGGGCCACGTGAAACGGCTCGAGCAGGTGTTCGAAATGCACGGTGTCCAGCCCAAGGCGGTCGATTGCCCGGCGATCGACGGCATCATCGAAGAGGCCGATGAGACCGCCGGCGAAGTCGAGGACAAGAAGGTGCTCGACGCGGCGCTGATCAACGCCGCCCAGGCGGTCGAACACTACGAAATCGTGCGCTACGGCAGCCTGGTTTCGTGGGCCAAGCTGCTCGGACGCAACGATTGTGCAGCGGTGCTGCAAAAGACGCTGGACGAAGAGAAGGCGACCGACAAGAAGCTGAACACCCTGGCGGAGAGCCAGATCAATCTGCGGGCTGCCGGTTGA
- a CDS encoding universal stress protein: MFKSILVPIDLVDPALAGPAITTAAKLADSYDGKVRLLHVLAMTPVMLAEYVPADFDDQQRQSAEAALTEIARTSAIPPQRLSTSVRQGGIYHEILEEVAAIGADLIVMSSHRPAMRSYFLGSNAGHVVRYAPCSVLVVREGK, encoded by the coding sequence ATGTTCAAGTCCATCCTCGTGCCGATCGATCTGGTCGATCCGGCGCTCGCCGGGCCGGCGATCACGACCGCCGCGAAGCTCGCCGACAGCTACGACGGCAAAGTCCGGCTGCTGCACGTGCTGGCGATGACCCCGGTGATGCTGGCCGAATACGTCCCGGCGGATTTCGACGATCAGCAGCGGCAATCCGCCGAAGCGGCGCTGACCGAGATCGCCCGCACCTCCGCCATCCCGCCACAGCGGCTGTCGACCAGCGTCCGCCAAGGCGGAATCTATCACGAGATCCTCGAAGAGGTCGCGGCGATCGGCGCTGATCTGATCGTGATGAGTTCGCACCGACCGGCGATGCGCAGCTACTTCCTTGGCTCCAACGCCGGCCACGTGGTGCGCTACGCGCCGTGCTCGGTGCTGGTGGTACGGGAAGGCAAATAG
- the msrB gene encoding peptide-methionine (R)-S-oxide reductase MsrB produces the protein MIDRRMLLASAALAAFFGFRWLRPDAARAAEKFEIEKTPEEWRKQLTPMQYHILREEGTERPFSSPLLKEHRKGTFACAGCDLPLFSSDTKFDSGTGWPSFWQPLPNAVGERTDTTLGMTRTEVHCRRCGGHLGHVFDDGPKPTGLRYCMDGYALTFHPATPNPS, from the coding sequence ATGATCGATCGCCGCATGCTGCTCGCTTCCGCCGCCCTTGCCGCCTTCTTCGGCTTCCGCTGGCTGCGGCCGGACGCCGCCCGCGCGGCCGAGAAGTTCGAGATCGAAAAGACGCCGGAGGAATGGCGCAAGCAACTTACGCCGATGCAGTATCACATCCTGCGCGAGGAGGGCACCGAGCGGCCGTTCTCCAGCCCGCTGCTCAAGGAGCACCGCAAGGGCACCTTCGCCTGCGCCGGTTGCGATCTACCGCTGTTCTCGTCCGATACCAAGTTCGACAGCGGCACCGGCTGGCCGAGCTTCTGGCAGCCGCTGCCGAATGCCGTGGGGGAGCGTACAGATACCACGCTCGGGATGACGCGGACCGAGGTGCACTGCCGTCGCTGCGGCGGCCATCTCGGTCATGTGTTCGATGACGGACCGAAGCCGACCGGGCTGCGCTATTGCATGGACGGCTACGCGCTGACCTTCCACCCGGCGACGCCGAACCCGAGCTGA
- a CDS encoding chloride channel protein, with the protein MKFALSHRHKRILIIASTRSRRRAIFLLGGVVVGAAAAALAQLADWAQLLFAGLLGHSRYLPLLVTPLGFLLSVYLTNRFFQNAQGSGIPQAIAARRLTDQTARARLVSLRIAIGKFLLTLFGLLAGASVGREGPTVQIGASIMFALGRFSPRRQPGLILAGASAGVAAAFNTPLAGIIFGIEEMSRSFETRSSTLIIAAVVAAGLTSIALLGNYTYFGTSAMGLHGGIDWLAIPACGIVGGAAGGLFIRLVVAAGASAVFNRWPLIVALVCGLAVAICGLVSGDTIYGTGYTQVKSALESGTALPEDFGVLKFLATTLSSVSGLPGGIFSPSLAVGAGLGSNVAALFPATPIAAIMLLGMVAYFSGVVQAPITAFVIVIEMTDNHAMVIPLMATALIAYATSRLIAEEGIYHALARRFVQPGRAAT; encoded by the coding sequence ATGAAGTTTGCTCTGTCCCACCGCCACAAGCGCATCCTGATCATCGCGTCGACGCGGTCGCGGCGGCGGGCGATCTTTCTGCTCGGCGGCGTCGTGGTGGGCGCTGCGGCGGCGGCGCTGGCGCAGCTCGCCGACTGGGCGCAACTGCTGTTCGCTGGCCTGCTCGGCCACTCGCGCTACCTGCCGCTGCTGGTGACGCCGCTCGGCTTTCTGCTGTCGGTGTACCTCACCAATCGCTTCTTCCAGAACGCGCAGGGCAGCGGCATTCCGCAGGCGATCGCCGCGCGCCGCCTCACCGATCAGACGGCGCGAGCCAGGCTGGTGTCACTGCGGATCGCGATCGGCAAATTTCTGCTGACGCTGTTCGGTCTGCTGGCCGGCGCCTCGGTCGGCCGCGAGGGGCCGACGGTGCAGATCGGGGCCTCGATCATGTTCGCGCTCGGCCGCTTCTCGCCGCGCCGCCAGCCCGGCTTGATCCTGGCCGGCGCCTCGGCCGGCGTCGCCGCGGCGTTCAATACGCCGCTGGCCGGGATCATCTTCGGCATCGAGGAAATGAGCCGCTCGTTCGAAACGCGGTCGAGCACGCTGATCATTGCGGCGGTGGTGGCTGCGGGCCTGACGTCGATCGCGCTGCTCGGCAACTACACGTATTTCGGCACCAGCGCGATGGGATTGCACGGTGGCATCGACTGGCTGGCGATTCCGGCCTGCGGGATCGTCGGCGGGGCGGCCGGCGGTCTGTTCATCCGCCTCGTCGTCGCAGCCGGCGCATCCGCCGTGTTCAATCGCTGGCCGCTGATCGTGGCCCTGGTCTGCGGATTGGCGGTCGCGATCTGCGGTCTAGTGTCCGGCGACACGATCTACGGCACCGGCTACACCCAGGTGAAGTCGGCGCTGGAGAGCGGCACGGCGCTGCCGGAGGATTTCGGGGTGCTGAAGTTCCTCGCGACCACGCTATCCTCGGTCAGCGGCTTGCCCGGCGGCATCTTCTCGCCCTCGCTCGCCGTCGGCGCCGGGCTCGGCAGCAACGTCGCGGCATTGTTTCCGGCGACGCCGATCGCGGCGATCATGCTGCTCGGGATGGTGGCCTATTTTTCCGGCGTGGTGCAGGCTCCGATCACCGCCTTCGTCATCGTGATCGAGATGACCGACAACCACGCGATGGTGATTCCGCTGATGGCCACCGCCCTGATCGCCTACGCGACCTCGCGGCTGATCGCCGAGGAGGGGATCTATCACGCGCTGGCCAGGCGTTTCGTGCAGCCGGGTCGGGCCGCGACGTAG
- a CDS encoding glycosyltransferase family 2 protein, whose protein sequence is MPPEQPQVSVIMPVRDGERWLGEAICSIRNQTLTGLELLVIDDGSTDATPAILAEAAAGDPRIVVLKQQRDGLVAALNRGLAAARAPLIARLDADDVALPDRLARQVDYMAAHPDVVLLGGWATVIDEHGRPNGRDMRPSPKNLQATLLKKSPFIHPTVTFRAEAARRVGGYHAAFEAGEDYDFWLRLADIGEVAILPEPLIRYREHGGSVTRTRQLRQIYSARLAKLAAAERRAGRPDPSAALFAPPDWHDPSPGPFERESSLLFRVLELADPAVAAKTSAAAIDLDAITSQLAGLTAGERKFARAALLNLLRRHHDAPELSRAKLYWLLLRLGPLKAAKLLIAK, encoded by the coding sequence GTGCCGCCGGAGCAACCCCAGGTCTCGGTGATCATGCCGGTCCGCGACGGCGAGCGTTGGCTCGGCGAGGCGATCTGCAGCATCCGGAATCAGACGCTGACCGGTCTCGAACTGCTGGTGATCGACGACGGTTCCACTGACGCCACGCCCGCGATTCTGGCCGAAGCGGCGGCCGGCGACCCGCGGATCGTCGTGCTGAAGCAGCAACGTGACGGGCTGGTGGCCGCGCTCAACCGCGGTCTGGCCGCGGCCCGTGCCCCGCTGATCGCCCGGCTCGACGCCGACGATGTCGCGCTGCCCGACCGGCTGGCGCGGCAGGTCGACTACATGGCAGCGCATCCCGACGTCGTGCTGCTCGGCGGCTGGGCGACGGTCATCGACGAGCACGGCCGGCCCAATGGGCGAGACATGCGGCCGAGCCCGAAGAATCTGCAGGCGACGCTACTGAAGAAGAGCCCGTTCATTCATCCGACCGTGACGTTCCGCGCCGAGGCGGCGCGCCGGGTCGGCGGCTATCATGCGGCGTTCGAGGCCGGCGAGGACTACGATTTCTGGCTGCGCCTCGCCGATATCGGCGAGGTGGCGATCCTGCCGGAGCCGCTGATCCGGTATCGCGAGCATGGCGGCAGCGTCACCCGGACAAGACAACTGCGCCAGATCTACTCCGCCCGGCTCGCCAAGCTCGCCGCGGCGGAGCGGCGGGCCGGGCGGCCCGACCCGTCGGCTGCACTCTTCGCCCCGCCCGATTGGCACGACCCGTCCCCCGGTCCGTTCGAGCGCGAGAGCTCGCTGCTGTTCCGAGTGCTGGAACTGGCCGATCCTGCCGTTGCAGCCAAGACCTCCGCCGCGGCGATCGATCTCGACGCCATCACCTCACAACTTGCGGGTCTGACCGCCGGTGAACGCAAATTCGCACGAGCCGCGCTGCTCAACCTGCTGCGCCGGCACCACGATGCGCCCGAGCTTTCGCGCGCGAAGCTGTACTGGTTGCTGCTCAGGCTCGGCCCCTTGAAGGCGGCCAAGTTACTGATCGCGAAGTAA
- a CDS encoding DUF2147 domain-containing protein, with protein sequence MISHRPTTHRPIRLVARAAAAAFALLLSAAAPSVAAEPTAAGLWQRTDTGKPGGKPVVWVLMLDRGNNMYEGVVAKSFPQAGQPNLTVCEECEDDRKNQPILGISLIRDMKRKGRVYENGNILDPRNGDVWKAMLTVSPDGQTLTLRGYLMTPALGQDEDWFRLPDAAISQLDPEIVAKFMPEQAATQAAQAGKPAAAPGTAGKAKAPPAPAPKGGAMAPAPAK encoded by the coding sequence ATGATCTCACATCGACCGACTACACATCGACCGATCCGATTAGTCGCGCGGGCCGCTGCTGCTGCCTTCGCACTGTTGCTATCCGCGGCCGCCCCGTCGGTCGCCGCGGAACCGACCGCCGCCGGCCTGTGGCAACGCACCGACACCGGCAAGCCCGGCGGCAAGCCGGTGGTCTGGGTGCTGATGCTCGATCGCGGCAACAACATGTACGAGGGCGTCGTCGCCAAGAGCTTTCCGCAGGCCGGACAGCCCAACCTGACGGTCTGCGAGGAGTGCGAGGACGACCGCAAGAACCAGCCGATTCTCGGTATCTCGCTGATCCGCGATATGAAGCGGAAGGGCCGTGTCTATGAGAACGGCAACATCCTCGATCCGCGCAACGGCGATGTGTGGAAGGCGATGCTGACGGTCAGCCCCGATGGCCAGACCCTGACACTGCGCGGCTATCTGATGACGCCGGCGCTCGGCCAGGACGAGGACTGGTTCAGGCTGCCCGACGCTGCGATCTCGCAGCTCGATCCGGAGATCGTCGCCAAGTTCATGCCCGAGCAGGCCGCCACCCAGGCGGCGCAAGCCGGCAAACCGGCCGCCGCGCCGGGAACGGCCGGGAAGGCCAAGGCTCCGCCGGCCCCAGCCCCGAAGGGCGGCGCAATGGCGCCGGCCCCGGCGAAGTGA
- a CDS encoding NAD(P)/FAD-dependent oxidoreductase, with the protein MDLLPTSATNGPGGFAPDPGAEPHARLTFDLDVDLCVIGAGLAGLSVALEAAQAGLSVAVLESGRIGGGASGHHLGTVMPGYGVPIADMIARVGLAHASALWALSREGMEIVRARATEDAMPGIALSAGALEVSNVDLGDRLVERLQTLGVDFGSEVEGWAIDKVRDVLRTDRYFHGIHYPTAFQLDGRCYLYGLERLARQAGVRIFEETPAVGIDFSGIRKRIFTPHARLRASDIVLAGSVHLGAPSRRVTETLLPVWRAAALTAPLGERLAEAIAFAGSIADTDGVDHYRIVGGDRLLWASGETTFEVAPQRLAGIVRRRIRAVFPQLGEVEIAHCFSAAVGMTVHGMPQIGELRPGLWVASGFGRQGLAATAIAGRLIARGLTDNDERWKLFSPFDLVWAGGTIGRIVGQGVYFVTRESALAAGALARYRERAAARTRIRDTRAAAKREERRARVALLRAAESANAAPPNAPSRRPVPPPSGE; encoded by the coding sequence ATGGATTTGCTCCCGACAAGTGCGACCAATGGACCGGGTGGTTTCGCTCCCGACCCCGGTGCGGAACCGCACGCGCGGCTGACCTTCGATCTCGATGTCGATCTGTGCGTGATCGGCGCCGGCCTCGCCGGTCTGTCGGTCGCGCTGGAGGCCGCGCAGGCCGGCCTCAGCGTCGCCGTGCTGGAGAGCGGGCGGATCGGCGGCGGAGCCTCGGGGCATCATCTCGGCACGGTGATGCCGGGCTATGGGGTGCCGATCGCAGATATGATCGCCCGCGTCGGCCTCGCGCACGCCAGTGCGCTGTGGGCGCTGTCGCGCGAAGGCATGGAGATCGTCCGCGCCCGTGCCACGGAAGACGCGATGCCCGGCATCGCGCTGTCGGCGGGCGCGCTGGAGGTCTCCAATGTGGATCTCGGCGACCGCCTGGTCGAGCGGTTGCAGACGCTCGGCGTCGACTTCGGTTCGGAGGTCGAGGGCTGGGCGATCGACAAGGTCCGCGACGTGCTGCGGACCGACCGCTATTTCCACGGCATCCACTACCCGACCGCGTTCCAGCTCGACGGCCGTTGTTATTTGTACGGGCTGGAGCGGCTGGCGCGGCAGGCGGGCGTGCGGATCTTCGAGGAAACTCCGGCGGTCGGCATCGACTTCTCCGGCATCCGCAAGCGGATCTTCACCCCACACGCCCGGCTGCGCGCTTCCGACATCGTGCTCGCCGGCAGCGTTCATCTCGGTGCGCCGTCGCGGCGGGTCACTGAAACATTGCTGCCGGTGTGGCGCGCAGCGGCGCTGACCGCGCCGCTCGGCGAACGCCTTGCCGAGGCGATCGCGTTCGCCGGATCGATCGCCGACACCGATGGTGTCGATCACTACCGCATCGTCGGCGGCGACCGCCTGCTGTGGGCGAGCGGCGAGACCACTTTCGAGGTCGCACCGCAGCGGCTGGCGGGGATCGTCCGGCGTCGGATTCGCGCGGTGTTCCCGCAGCTCGGCGAGGTCGAGATCGCGCACTGCTTCAGTGCGGCGGTGGGGATGACGGTGCACGGCATGCCTCAGATCGGCGAGCTGCGCCCCGGTCTTTGGGTTGCAAGCGGTTTCGGCCGTCAGGGGCTTGCCGCCACAGCGATTGCCGGACGGCTGATCGCCCGGGGGCTGACCGATAACGACGAGCGCTGGAAGCTGTTTTCTCCGTTCGATCTGGTGTGGGCCGGCGGCACCATCGGTCGCATCGTCGGGCAGGGGGTGTATTTCGTCACCCGGGAGAGCGCGCTCGCAGCCGGCGCGCTGGCGCGCTATCGCGAGCGCGCCGCCGCCCGGACCCGGATCCGGGACACCCGCGCCGCGGCCAAGCGGGAGGAGCGGCGGGCCCGGGTGGCGCTGTTGCGGGCTGCCGAATCTGCGAATGCCGCGCCCCCGAACGCGCCGTCGCGCCGTCCGGTCCCGCCGCCATCGGGCGAATAG
- a CDS encoding UPF0104 family protein, whose translation MHRLLSALGRGFKTYIGWKRVGIVASILIIGFAITSLIRTLKGVDHTIILTALTEKSPTQIGLAALCVVGAFCTLTFYDFFALRTIGKLHVPYRIAALSSFTSYVIGHNLGATVFTGGAIRFRIYSDYGLSAIDVAKICFISGLTFWLGNLFVLGIGMIWHPAAASAMDLLPDQINRLIGVACLAGIAAYFVWLATGKKRRELGQNGWKVVLPSAKLTLVQVLIGVVDLGFCALAMYLLMPAEPYIDYVSLAVVFILATLLGFASHAPGSLGVFDAAMLVALPMFAREDIIATLLIYRVLYFLLPFGIAISIMGLREIWLSVIKPWQERRNGNGHAATAAAPAHAPVGQVAQRSSKL comes from the coding sequence ATGCATCGACTGCTGAGCGCGCTGGGGCGTGGCTTCAAGACGTATATCGGCTGGAAACGGGTCGGTATCGTCGCCAGCATCCTGATTATCGGCTTCGCGATTACGTCGCTGATCCGTACCCTCAAGGGGGTCGATCACACCATCATTCTGACCGCGCTGACCGAGAAGAGCCCGACCCAGATCGGGCTGGCGGCGCTGTGCGTGGTGGGGGCGTTCTGCACCCTGACGTTCTACGACTTCTTCGCCCTGCGAACGATCGGCAAGCTGCACGTGCCTTACCGCATCGCGGCGCTGTCGTCGTTCACCTCCTACGTCATCGGTCACAATCTCGGCGCCACGGTGTTCACCGGCGGTGCGATCCGGTTCCGGATCTATTCGGACTACGGTCTGTCGGCGATCGATGTCGCCAAGATCTGCTTCATCTCCGGCCTGACGTTCTGGCTCGGCAATCTGTTCGTGCTCGGCATCGGCATGATCTGGCACCCGGCCGCGGCGAGCGCGATGGACCTGCTGCCCGACCAGATCAACCGGCTGATCGGTGTCGCCTGTCTGGCCGGCATCGCCGCCTATTTCGTCTGGCTGGCGACCGGCAAGAAGCGCCGCGAACTCGGCCAGAACGGCTGGAAGGTGGTGCTGCCGTCGGCCAAGCTGACGCTGGTGCAGGTGCTGATCGGCGTGGTCGATCTCGGGTTCTGCGCGCTGGCGATGTACCTGTTGATGCCGGCCGAGCCCTATATCGACTATGTGTCGCTGGCGGTGGTGTTCATCCTTGCGACCCTGCTCGGCTTCGCCAGTCACGCCCCCGGCAGCCTCGGCGTGTTCGACGCCGCGATGCTGGTTGCGCTGCCGATGTTCGCCCGCGAGGACATCATCGCCACGCTGCTGATCTACCGCGTGCTGTATTTCCTGCTGCCGTTCGGGATCGCGATCTCGATCATGGGGCTGCGCGAGATCTGGCTCAGCGTGATCAAGCCGTGGCAGGAGCGCCGCAACGGCAACGGTCACGCCGCAACCGCCGCTGCACCGGCGCACGCGCCGGTCGGGCAGGTGGCCCAGCGTTCGTCCAAGCTCTGA